The Pseudopipra pipra isolate bDixPip1 chromosome 4, bDixPip1.hap1, whole genome shotgun sequence DNA segment GGTGGGATTGAACTCCAGCAGAACAAGACTGACCACCTTGTCTTTTTTCCTAGTAGTAATCTGCCCTTTCCCTCCCATTACCACTACCACTGTATCACCtgagacaaaattaaaatcaagaggaATTATCCCTAAAGCCAGGAAGATGGTATCTGTGCTGGGAAGGTGTGAGGGAGGGGGGGATGAGGCAGGAGTTGCCACCCGCCCACTGGTCTCAGCGATTGCACAAGTGGCGGTTGGCCAGTGCTGATGTTTTGTCATGGCTTCACTATGAAGAGCTGGTCTTGCATCACTGCCCTGTACTGTTATGCAGGTAGCCAGTGAAGAGGTGCTGccaactgttttgttttctgaatagCCTGCAGAGATGGCCTTACATCACGGCAGATGCTTGAATGTTAAACAGCTGCAATTTCATGCTTAACTTCATTATTGATGCTGCATTCCTCATGAAGACACTTATATTTATGCTCTAACCACACACAGCCCCCAACAAACAGCTTATGCAAAATGGCAAGAATTAGGGGTTGATTGTTCAGCATAATGGCTGCTTGATGGATTCTcctttcccagcagcaggaaatcaGGAAGGCTTCTCTGAAGTGCTGCCTGGCCCATTAGCTGACTGGTCCCAACTCCTGACTAGCCCACAGTGTAAGCAGGTGCAATCTCATTAGAGAAAAACTAATTTGCAAAAACGGACCAAGCCAACAGCCAAGTTCAGACCTCGTACCTCCTGCTAGTTGGCACCGCGCTGGAACCAGCCCCGCTGCTTTTACTTTTgcaagtttttattttcttactaaACCAGGCTGAAAAAGGACAGTTGCAATTCAGAATGctgacaaaaacaaacaaacaaaaaatccaagaGTGCCCACTCTGCACAGAGAGGTTCCAAGAGGCTGCAAAACAGCTGTGTCTCCTGATCTGATATCCCAGAtcagatgtttttctgttttgctgcacAGATGAAATTGTTCATAAATCTTTGCACCTTTTATCCCAAACCATGTGAAAGAAAAACCTGTCTCCcacagttttaaaatacttcaaacATGCTGAGGAACAACCAGGCCAACATCTAACAATTGTTAACATTTTATTCCCAATAGCTGTTCAGCCTGAAAAGTTTCATTAATACACTAAcgaacaaaaacaaaaccaacaaaaaattcaaaacaaataaaacaacaaaaaaagaaggggaaacaaagtaaaataaacttTAACAAAGTTTAAAACACATTATAAATAAGTACAGCTCCAGAGCATAATTTACAAATATAAAACCACATAGAAACGTATGTACAGAAGAGCTACATTACATacaaatatgtataaaaatagcCCAGTGTTTATTCTTATGCGAAAGCTGCATGGCTAGAGTTATCTTTGGTACTAAGCTCAAGGAAAAGGGTTGTTTTACAAGACACAGCCCCGCTGTACAATATGCCATGCACAGGAAGACCCTCTGTGAGTTTGAGAAGGTTTTGGGTGGGTTGTTTACCCAGAGTATCCCCCTGTGCATTGCATattgcaggagcagggcagaagCAAGGGCTTACAGAGGCAATTGCTGGCAGAAGAGTTTTTTAATACATTGTACAAGGCACTTCATAAGAaatctcttcattttctttttcctgttctctTCTAAGACTCACTGGATGTCTACACTTGGCTCTTGCCAATACCACTTTATGGTTATAGTTTTTAAACTTCTGGTTCTACATTCAGGATTAGAAACCTCTGAAAACATTAATTCAGTCCACGCCTGTAGAATTTAGATGGCAAACCACCTAAACCACCTAACATTTTCCAGGATGGGGAAAAGACTTTGCATCTGCCTTCTGCTGGTGTTTAAGGGGTGTTCTTGTTCTGAAAGGTGAGAAGATCCGTCTTCCTGGGAGAACTCCTGGGAAGTGTCCACATTGAAATGCTGTTTGCAATAAGCATATGGTCCTCTGTGCTGCCAGGTACACCTGCAACTCCCATTCCCTTTGCAGCCCGGCGGCCCCAGGACCCTACACCTCGGTTCCATCCCGGGTGTAGATGAGGCTGTTCACCGTGAAGTTGTAGTAGTGGTTGTACTGGgctccctggctgctgctgctgggatggaAGGAGCTGTAGTAGGCGGGGGAAGGTCCCGCAACCCGCTGCAACTGGTCTGGTGAAGGCACCTCCTGAGAAGAGCTACTGGAAGGGGTGAAAGTGCCACTGCTCAGCTGTCCAGCAGAGAAGTTCCTGTGATGCAGGTCACTGCTGAGACTCCCTGTCAGCCGGCTGCCCCCGCTGCTCAGGGAGCTCATGCCGCTGAAGAAggtgctgaggcagctgggggTGGATGAAATGATACCGGAGGGAGAGGAGCTTTTTGGATGGTCCCTGGCAGAAGGTGAGGGGTCCAGCTCCGGGGGTGGGCTGTTTCCACATGGTTTGCCCGTGGCTGGGATGGGTCGCTCTTCCTCGGCCTTCAGGCCCCCCAGAGAGGAGGCCGCGGATGCGGTGGCGGGGGCGTTGGGCTCAGAGCGCCGCTTGCGCTTGCGACGGAAGTTCCCATTGTCAAACATCTTCTCACAGTTGGGATCTAAGGTCCAGTAGTTTCCCTTCCCTGGTGGAAAACAGGAGACACAAGAGAGAAAGTCAGCTTCTGTGACAGCGAACCCCACTGCTGACAGATAAGCAGCACCCATGTCTTGTCTGACTGGCACAGACCTCACATCTCTCCTACACCTGTTTCTCTGTTGTGCATCAGTGTATGGATCCAAAACCTGTTTCCAGGACATCACCACCTCCATCCCTCCAATGCTCAAGTGAACCTTAAGGTCACATGGAGGAGGAGAACCCATCACAGAGCATAAACCTCAGGGGAGAATCTGTACCTCTACCTCAGACTTAGCTAAAGAAAGCAAGAAGTGGGGCTCCCCTTGCTCTGGCTGCCTCACAGAAGCTGGGGCACTTGCTGCCATCTCAGCACTGACTGACAAGGcagtgtccctgccatggctcTTCTCAGAAAGGCTGATGGAAAGCCGGGCTGACACACTCCGGCACTCCGAGAGGACAGCAggacagcagcactgagctgtgGGGGTCGCAGACAAGCCGCCCCACGCACAAGACCTGGTGCGAGGTGCTATGGTGGCATCAGCTGTCCCCATGCGCCTCCTGCCCACGGCCAGGATGGGCGCAATGACCCCACAAGGTCCCGAGCGGGTCCCGCccggcccgtccccgccccgccgggacGGACCAGCGCTGCCCGGGCGCGCCCCCGCCCACTCCCGGGCACCGGCTGtgccccggggccgggctggaCAGCggcgggcagggaggggagccGTGAATCACGGCCCAAGGAGCCGGGCCTTGCACAACCCGGGCTGCTCGGGGAGGGGGCGAGGGCTGCGGCCAGCTGGCCCCCGCCTACACCTcccgcggggcagcgccgggccaGGCTGGGGCGAAGGGGGACGGTCACCTCACAGCGCCCGGGTGAGGGGACGGGGGAGCCCGATCTCCTCCTTGACGCCCCCGAGGATACGAGGGAACGCGGTCTCATCACAGCGCCGAGCGCGGGTTCCTCAAAGTGCCCGACgagaggggatggaggagcGCGGTCTCCTCTCAGCACCGGCCCCGAGGGGACGGGGGAACGCGATCTCCTCACTGCGCCCGACTAGCGGGGACAAGGGACCCTCCCGGCCACGGGGACCACTGCCACCCCCTCTGTTCACGGCGGTGCCAGCGGCTCCTCCGCTCCCtgcccccgctgcccccgccaGCCCTCCCGTCCGGCGCGGGACCTCACCGGGGTCGTCCTCGTCGCGGGGCACCTTTCGGAAGCAGTCGTTGAGGCTGAGGTTGTGGCGGATGCTGTTCTGCCACCCGGCCTTGCTGCGCTTGTAGAAGGGGAAGTTCTCGGCCACGTACTGGTAGATGTGGCTGAGGGTGAGCTTCCTCTCGGGCGCGCTCTGGATGGCCATGGCGATCAGCGCCGAGTACGAGTAGGGCGGCCGCACCAgcttcagcagctcctcctggctggcCAGGCTCAGCCAGCTCAGCTCCGCGCCGCCCGTCGAAGGCGACCCGGGGGCCGGGGGCGAGCCCACGAGCTGCCCGCCCCGGGAGCAGCCGTACGAGGCTGGCGGCAGGAAGggtgcggcggcggcggcggcgccgggcgggccCTGCAGGTAAGGCGCGGGGCTGTTCATGCCCCACAGGTACCCGGCGTTGGCGGGCGCCCCGTAGTCCCCCAGCGCGTACCCGCCCGCCCGCTGCCCCGacgaggcggcggcggcggcagcggcggcggcggccgcggcggcggcagcggcggcgccgggcgggtgcaggctgggctgggggtagACGCTGAAGTTCTCGCTGCAGTACACCGCCATGTCGGGGGCTTCCTGCGCGCTGCGGGGCTGtgggggcgcgggggcggccGCCGGCGCCGAGGCTCTGGGCTGCGCCTGCTGCAACTCACCGGCGCTCATAATCCCTGGCCATGCAGGGCGGCCGGCGGTCCCCCCCACAGCTCCCGTCCTTCTCCCGGCGACaaccccccgccccgcggccccggTGGCCCCAGACCAAAAAACTCCCGGGGGGCTGCCGCGCGGCGCCCTTATAGGCGCTGCCGTGCGCCCGGACTCCCCGCCCGGGgacggggccggggctgggcgggcgggcggcggcgcgcaGGGAGCAACCAGTAGCGCTGCTtggcggcggggagggggcggagGGGGGCAAGGCCGGGCCCTGAGAGCCGCGATGGGGGAGGGACCGGCGGGGGAGCTGCGGGAGGCGCCAGGGATTTGGCTCCCGGCAGCGCGGGGGCAGCATCCCCGAGCCGGACCCACCCCCCGGGCTGTGCCCGTCCCTCCACTCGCTCCAAGTCCTGGGGGTTTCTCCGCTCTGCCCGGCCGACCCCCGCCTCTTCCGGCCCCTTCCCGGGGCTCTACGAGTTGCCCCGGCGCTCAGGGATGCGATCCCCCTTTCCCACGGATGCGATGGTCCCCGATCCCTTCGGCCCCGACGTTGAGGTCGGAGGGGGGTGAGCATCGCTGCGGTTCCCACGACGGGAGCGCGAAGGGTGAAATTCGCTTAAGTTCTGTTCCTGAGTTGTTAATTTTACCGCCCGTCTCACAGAAGCTGGGTCTGAGATCTCAGTTTATAAGCTTTGGATAAGGAATTGCTTTGGATAAGGAATTGCCcgaaattaaacaaacaaacaccagcGGCGTGTTCGCTCGCACCGCGGGCGGAACGGGCTGGCGGGCACAGGGTGAGATTTAGTGAATAAAAGTTGATTTTCGCCTTAGTGTTCCGGGGCAGCCTGAGCTAAAGCGCATCCCTTTGCAGAGAAGAAGCTCTCGGTGTTCACAACAATCCCGACACCCGGGATATATACGGGGATCAGCTCTGGCAAATCCTCTGGTCCGGAGCAAAGCACACGtataacaacaaaaatactCAGCGGTGCGAGAGGATTTAGAGAGTCTTTGTCGGTCGCTTACCAGATACGTGAGATATACATCTCATCCCCGCCTCTTAAATAGGGCTGTTATTCAGTTTTCTGCTGgtaaaaatgactgaaaatgcCCTTTCCAGGTACATATGCGAAGTGTTCTCTGCAAGCACCGGACGTCAAGATTTGAGGGAGAGAGGAGCTTTTGGGAAAAGTTTTTGCGTTTTATGTCCTCGATAAAATAGTTAGAAACGCACTCGTAAATTAGTGAAGCTGAATCGGGGAAGctttcccaggctgcctccGATTCCAAATTTTCATCCCTTGTGTGATCTAAGTAGCGATATAATAGCTGAAGGATTTTCAACTTTGTATTTCGTTTTAAAACAAGCGGACAAACATTTTGGATACAGAGAATCACCTAAAAGTGACTGAGTTAAAGAATTACGATTTGGGGTTTTCTCCCTTCGTCATAAGGGAGTTcggatttttgttgttgctgtctTTTTCTtcgtggttttttttaaattaatttttttgtttgtttgtttgtttgttttgtgttttcttttttttttccctttcttctttttctactgttatttttttctgtcagtgttGCGtttgctgattttattttgcatcCTTTGGGGAAAGAGCTTCCCGTTTGTATTTGGATAGCCGGAACGGCAGAAGAAAAGTTTACATTACGTTTTGCAAGGTGCCTTTTCCCCTCTCAGCTTCCTTGCCTTTGCGATTTATAACAGCTCCGCATCTCTTTAGAGCAGGGTAGCACTGGAAAATGCTGGTTTGAAGCCTGACCGGACAACAGGTATCTAAACCAAGCAGTTTATTGGGAAATCACAGCTAGAAAGGACATTTAAAGGacaagaaagatttttaaaaagcaacttCCGTCTGTGTTTGAAGAGCTAAGCCGAAAATATTATTCTCTAAAATTGCAACAAATCTGTGTTTATCCGTTTGGTCAAAACCCCCACGATCGTcgcaggaggaagaggagcggTCAATGGTACCGCCGTATCGCTAAGAATTGAGGGTTTTGCTCCAGGGACTTGATGTTTTTGGGCAAGGGCAGAGCCATCTAGAGGAATAGCCCGGCTATGGCGAGGCAGGGAAGGCAGTTGCCCTCACAGGCATGGTGTGCTGCCTTCGAGTTTTCGTTAGCTAATTTCTCTGCTTCCAACAAAGTAAACGGGTGAGAAAAATAATGCTGAATTAGCTCTAATAAAAGTACGTGTCCTCAGAAAACTCCAGCTTGCTTTACCAAATAGTAAGGAATGTGAAACAAAAATAGCTTCAGAAAGGTTATTACATAGCTGGGATGGCACGAATATGCAAACCAACACTTAATTTAAAGAGCAGAGAGAATAAAGCTTTGATGGTGTGACGGctataaaaacatttaattttcttaatgcaTTTATCCTGCAAGTAGCGTGCAGTGTTGCCTCGAAACATCGTCAGCTCTCAGTACAGACCTGTTGCTGTTCCCTTCTGCCAAGGCACGAGGAGAGCATGAAGAGATCCAGCACCCTGCCTCTCTGCTTtctaaatgctgcttttttttccagagagctCTGGGAGACGTTTGCCTTGCAGAAATGCACCGGGTAGCTGGCAAAAGATGCTGAAACACTGAACTGAAATCAGTTTCAAGGTAAGAGTCTGAGGCTACTGTCCATCACTGGGAGCAGGCTTGGGGCTGGGTTTTGGCAAAGCTTTGACATGACTCTGTTATTACTGAGTGCTGGGGACATTCGTTAGTGTTGGCACTGAGTGTGGGGCAGGGAGGTCTGCTTGGGTAGGGGACCCCATGGCACCTTGGTGTTGGGCTGAGCCATAGCCCGAGCCAGCTGCAATTAAGTGCAAACCTCTCCAGCCTGCTGCCTTGGAAAGTGTTTCAAGACTTCCCAAGGAATAATGCCTCAGGAGAGCAAAGTCCTCCCCATCCTTGCCTTGTGCTTGCCACACTGTTCACTTTTGTGTTGCACTTGTCCTTGTCATGTGTGTGACAAGCGCTTTTCCCCCTGCTAGGAAGACACTGTGTTTGCCTCTAAGGCCCAGCTCCTCTGAACGTGTAGGTACAAGCTTAACTTTCCTGTTGTGAATCTCAGGCGTGTGCAGCTGAACACAGAAACCTGAAAATGCTTCAGACCCGAGCACCCAGCTTTGCAGCGGGAACCGATACCTGCACCCACCTGGGTCTCTCTCCATTTCTCGAGGATGCTGAGGTCCTGGCACAAGGTATGTGTTGGAGGATCAGGACATACTAGCCCATATTGGCTGATATTGCTATTATTGGGAGGATAGAGAAACCAGGATCCCTTCAATGACTCTGAATTGCTGCAGTGAAGCAGGAACcacaggtttgttttgttttggctgcACTGGCAATATAAGTCTCACTttttccccagggctggcaAGAAGCAAGGCAGCAACTCTATGGGCCACATACAACCTGCACATGAAGCATTCGTTTATATCTTTCTCCAAAGTAGTCAATGAAATTGGGATTGAGTTCTTGATCCTCAGGGACAAAATGGGAAAATTATCTTTTCTCTTGCAGTGGTTCAGTACTATGGCTCCACCCTCAAGAACAGTAAGGAATTGACTAAGAACAGctcaaattaaatttaagatCTGGTATCACTCCCTTACTTACAGCCAAGCATATTCCTCCCTATACTGAGTACTTCACACCTATTAATGTGCTATAGgaatgtctctttttttccatcaacCTCTGATTTGTCCTGCAGATGGCTAACAGAGAATATCTGATGGTGTGCAACAGAGGTTTCACTGCCATGCATTTGGGAAGGGTGTTCTGTGTATGTGTATACAGGTTGAAGTAATTTTTATCCCTTACCTAAGGAGAATAATGTATATTCCTCCCTCCCTGTATCTAGTCATCTATTGGACCGAAGTTCTGGCGATTAAATTTTGCCAACTTACCTTACGATAAGATCAGAGGTTTCCAAATCTTTCTTGATTTTTCAGACCCTACAACATTTCCTGGGGAGGT contains these protein-coding regions:
- the FOXI3 gene encoding forkhead box protein I3, with product MSAGELQQAQPRASAPAAAPAPPQPRSAQEAPDMAVYCSENFSVYPQPSLHPPGAAAAAAAAAAAAAAAAASSGQRAGGYALGDYGAPANAGYLWGMNSPAPYLQGPPGAAAAAAPFLPPASYGCSRGGQLVGSPPAPGSPSTGGAELSWLSLASQEELLKLVRPPYSYSALIAMAIQSAPERKLTLSHIYQYVAENFPFYKRSKAGWQNSIRHNLSLNDCFRKVPRDEDDPGKGNYWTLDPNCEKMFDNGNFRRKRKRRSEPNAPATASAASSLGGLKAEEERPIPATGKPCGNSPPPELDPSPSARDHPKSSSPSGIISSTPSCLSTFFSGMSSLSSGGSRLTGSLSSDLHHRNFSAGQLSSGTFTPSSSSSQEVPSPDQLQRVAGPSPAYYSSFHPSSSSQGAQYNHYYNFTVNSLIYTRDGTEV